The following are from one region of the Coffea eugenioides isolate CCC68of chromosome 2, Ceug_1.0, whole genome shotgun sequence genome:
- the LOC113760592 gene encoding flavin-containing monooxygenase FMO GS-OX5-like isoform X1: MARSLKVAVVGAGVSGLVTARELQREGQQVVVYEKSNQIGGTWVYSPQVESDPLSLDPKREIVHSSLYYSLETNLPRRLMGFSDYPFTIRKNGELRTFPGHQEVLQFLNNFVQDFGLLDFIRFNTEVVRVEQQNDQWVVESRRRTCDELSSSEQIFEAVVVCNGHYTIPKVADLPGIKSWPGKQIHSHNYRVPEPFRDQVVIVIGAGPSAMDIGQEITKVAKEVHLSSRSPEIKVSKLEMFNNLWQHSKIEYCYENGLVAFQDGTSVAADIILHCTGYKYDFNFLRTNGTVTIDDNRVGPLYKHVFPPELAPGLSFVGLPYRAVIFFMIEVQAKWVASVLSGKVILPPKEEMLHDVEQHYRLMEENRIPKHHTHRLPLDPFEYLNWVAAQVGFPVDTELLEIYHKFFEFICGASWIKFREQDVESWNN, from the exons GGAGTTTCCGGTCTCGTCACCGCCCGTGAGCTCCAAAGAGAAGGCCAACAAGTGGTGGTCTACGAGAAATCAAACCAAATTGGTGGGACTTGGGTGTACAGTCCTCAAGTCGAGTCCGATCCTCTGAGCCTTGATCCCAAGAGAGAAATAGTTCACAGCAGTCTCTACTATTCACTTGAGACCAATCTTCCTAGACGTCTCATGGGATTTTCAGACTACCCTTTTACCATCAGGAAGAATGGCGAGCTAAGGACATTTCCTGGCCATCAAGAGGTGCTGCAATTCTTGAACaattttgttcaagattttGGACTCCTTGACTTTATCCGATTCAATACCGAAGTAGTTCGAGTTGAGCAACAAAATGATCAGTGGGTTGTTGAGTCGAGAAGGAGAACATGTGATGAATTGAGCTCATCAGAACAGATATTCGAAGCAGTCGTGGTTTGTAATGGTCATTACACCATACCAAAAGTAGCAGACCTCCCAG GAATCAAAAGTTGGCCTGGTAAACAAATTCACAGCCACAACTATCGAGTTCCTGAACCATTCCGAGATCAG GTTGTAATTGTTATTGGTGCTGGACCTAGTGCCATGGATATTGGTCAAGAAATCACCAAGGTAGCCAAAGAAGTTCATCTTTCTTCAAGATCTCCAGAgatcaaagtttcaaagttggAGATGTTCAACAATTTGTGGCAGCATTCAAAA ATCGAGTATTGCTATGAAAATGGTCTAGTAGCCTTCCAGGATGGAACTTCTGTTGCTGCAGATATCATTCTGCATTGTACCGG GTATAAGTATGATTTTAATTTCTTGAGGACGAATGGAACTGTAACTATTGATGACAACCGTGTTGGACCATTGTACAAGCACGTCTTTCCTCCAGAACTTGCTCCAGGGCTCTCTTTTGTTGGACTACCTTATAGG GCTGTCATATTTTTTATGATCGAAGTACAAGCCAAGTGGGTTGCATCTGTTTTATCAGGGAAGGTGATTTTGCCACCAAAAGAAGAAATGTTGCATGATGTTGAACAACATTACCGGCTTATGGAGGAGAACAGGATCCCCAAGCACCATACTCATAGGCTTCCACTTGATCCG TTTGAATACTTAAACTGGGTAGCTGCTCAAGTCGGATTTCCTGTGGACACTGAGCTATTGGAGATTTATCACAAGTTTTTTGAGTTCATTTGTGGAGCTTCGTGGATTAAATTTAGGGAGCAAGATGTTGAAAGTTGGAATAACTAA
- the LOC113760592 gene encoding flavin-containing monooxygenase FMO GS-OX5-like isoform X2, whose product MARSLKVAVVGAGVSGLVTARELQREGQQVVVYEKSNQIGGTWVYSPQVESDPLSLDPKREIVHSSLYYSLETNLPRRLMGFSDYPFTIRKNGELRTFPGHQEVLQFLNNFVQDFGLLDFIRFNTEVVRVEQQNDQWVVESRRRTCDELSSSEQIFEAVVVCNGHYTIPKVADLPGIKSWPGKQIHSHNYRVPEPFRDQVVIVIGAGPSAMDIGQEITKVAKEVHLSSRSPEIKVSKLEMFNNLWQHSKIEYCYENGLVAFQDGTSVAADIILHCTGYKYDFNFLRTNGTVTIDDNRVGPLYKHVFPPELAPGLSFVGLPYRGR is encoded by the exons GGAGTTTCCGGTCTCGTCACCGCCCGTGAGCTCCAAAGAGAAGGCCAACAAGTGGTGGTCTACGAGAAATCAAACCAAATTGGTGGGACTTGGGTGTACAGTCCTCAAGTCGAGTCCGATCCTCTGAGCCTTGATCCCAAGAGAGAAATAGTTCACAGCAGTCTCTACTATTCACTTGAGACCAATCTTCCTAGACGTCTCATGGGATTTTCAGACTACCCTTTTACCATCAGGAAGAATGGCGAGCTAAGGACATTTCCTGGCCATCAAGAGGTGCTGCAATTCTTGAACaattttgttcaagattttGGACTCCTTGACTTTATCCGATTCAATACCGAAGTAGTTCGAGTTGAGCAACAAAATGATCAGTGGGTTGTTGAGTCGAGAAGGAGAACATGTGATGAATTGAGCTCATCAGAACAGATATTCGAAGCAGTCGTGGTTTGTAATGGTCATTACACCATACCAAAAGTAGCAGACCTCCCAG GAATCAAAAGTTGGCCTGGTAAACAAATTCACAGCCACAACTATCGAGTTCCTGAACCATTCCGAGATCAG GTTGTAATTGTTATTGGTGCTGGACCTAGTGCCATGGATATTGGTCAAGAAATCACCAAGGTAGCCAAAGAAGTTCATCTTTCTTCAAGATCTCCAGAgatcaaagtttcaaagttggAGATGTTCAACAATTTGTGGCAGCATTCAAAA ATCGAGTATTGCTATGAAAATGGTCTAGTAGCCTTCCAGGATGGAACTTCTGTTGCTGCAGATATCATTCTGCATTGTACCGG GTATAAGTATGATTTTAATTTCTTGAGGACGAATGGAACTGTAACTATTGATGACAACCGTGTTGGACCATTGTACAAGCACGTCTTTCCTCCAGAACTTGCTCCAGGGCTCTCTTTTGTTGGACTACCTTATAGG GGAAGGTGA